A genomic region of Pseudoalteromonas rubra contains the following coding sequences:
- a CDS encoding SpoVR family protein, which translates to MTYNPLNDGPDWTFDLLEEYQAEIARVAAHYRLDTYPNQIEVITAEQMMDAYSSVGMPIGYAHWSYGKKFIQTEQTYKRGQMGLAYEIVINSDPCIAYLMEENTMPMQALVMAHACYGHNSFFKGNYLFKAWTDASSIIDYLVFAKNYVAKCEQKYGIDEVENLLDSCHALMNYGVDRYKRPQQISMYEEQKRQKEREDYLQSQVNELWRTIPQGKQQDEREDVKFPSEPQENILYFIEKNAPLLESWQREIIRIVRKVSQYFYPQRQTQVMNEGWATFWHYTILNHLYDEGKLSDAFMLEFLQSHTNVVYQPPYNSKFYSGINPYALGFNMMVDIRRICENPTDEDKYWFPEFAGKDWLDTLHFAMENFKDESFVSQFLSPKIMRDFKLFTIIDQEKSPHLEVGAIHDESGYQKVRNSLSAHYNLSNHEPNIQVYNVDIRGDRSLTLRYVPHNKVPLADSKKEVIKHLYRLWGFPVKLEELQDDGSVSILGQCPQESKEDAL; encoded by the coding sequence ATGACGTATAACCCGCTAAATGATGGCCCGGATTGGACGTTCGACCTGCTTGAAGAATATCAGGCTGAGATTGCCCGTGTAGCGGCCCATTACAGACTGGATACCTATCCGAACCAGATTGAAGTGATCACCGCAGAGCAAATGATGGACGCCTACTCCAGTGTTGGCATGCCCATTGGCTATGCACACTGGTCTTACGGTAAGAAGTTTATCCAGACTGAGCAAACTTACAAACGAGGGCAAATGGGCCTGGCTTATGAAATTGTGATTAATTCGGACCCCTGCATTGCCTACCTTATGGAAGAAAATACCATGCCGATGCAGGCGTTGGTAATGGCACATGCATGCTATGGACACAATTCGTTTTTCAAAGGCAATTATCTGTTCAAAGCCTGGACGGACGCCTCATCAATTATTGATTACCTGGTTTTTGCAAAAAACTATGTTGCCAAGTGCGAGCAAAAATATGGGATAGATGAGGTAGAAAACTTGCTGGACTCTTGTCATGCCCTCATGAATTATGGCGTGGACCGCTATAAACGCCCTCAGCAGATATCTATGTACGAGGAACAGAAGCGTCAAAAAGAGCGTGAAGACTACCTGCAGTCACAAGTCAATGAACTTTGGCGGACCATTCCGCAAGGCAAGCAACAGGACGAGCGAGAAGACGTAAAGTTCCCATCTGAGCCGCAAGAAAACATCCTGTATTTCATCGAGAAAAACGCGCCGCTGCTAGAGTCCTGGCAACGTGAGATAATCCGAATTGTGCGCAAAGTCTCTCAGTACTTTTATCCACAACGACAAACACAGGTTATGAATGAGGGATGGGCGACATTTTGGCATTACACAATCCTTAACCACCTGTATGACGAGGGTAAACTGAGTGATGCATTCATGCTGGAGTTCCTGCAAAGCCATACCAATGTAGTTTATCAGCCGCCCTATAACAGTAAATTTTACTCGGGCATTAACCCCTATGCATTGGGCTTTAATATGATGGTCGATATACGCCGGATCTGTGAAAACCCAACCGATGAAGACAAGTATTGGTTTCCAGAGTTTGCCGGTAAAGATTGGCTGGATACGTTGCACTTTGCTATGGAGAATTTTAAAGATGAGAGTTTTGTGAGCCAGTTTTTATCGCCAAAGATAATGCGTGATTTTAAGCTGTTCACCATTATTGATCAGGAAAAGTCCCCTCACCTGGAGGTTGGTGCTATTCATGATGAATCAGGCTACCAGAAAGTCCGAAATAGCCTGTCTGCTCATTATAACTTGAGTAACCATGAGCCTAATATTCAGGTTTACAACGTAGATATACGAGGTGACCGCTCACTAACTTTGAGATATGTACCACATAACAAAGTGCCTCTTGCAGACTCAAAGAAAGAGGTAATAAAGCACCTGTATCGATTGTGGGGCTTCCCGGTTAAGCTTGAAGAGCTTCAGGATGATGGGTCGGTGAGCATATTGGGCCAATGTCCTCAAGAGAGTAAAGAAGACGCTCTATAG
- a CDS encoding sensor domain-containing diguanylate cyclase: protein MPASDFDMNEIHWLMDMFNTVDVGLVVLDRHYRVCVWNGFMENHSGLLPSAVKDKDVFDLFPGIDEAWFKSKSEPVFVLKNRSFTIWEQQPYIFRFKNYRPITGKADYMYQNATFIPLTTVTGEVGHICVIIYDVTDEAMNKLELEKVNKTLEKMSRTDSLTKLANRGYWEENLRTEFKRLQRSHGSSSLLMFDIDFFKRINDAYGHSGGDEAIRHISDLLQKTLRETDVAGRYGGEEFAVTLVDTDAEGAKVFAERLRSLIENSVIYYDNKEIKLTVSLGIACCDDNFEKYEQWIEAADTALYHSKENGRNIVTVYDPSMAH, encoded by the coding sequence ATGCCTGCATCTGATTTTGACATGAATGAGATCCATTGGTTAATGGATATGTTTAACACAGTTGATGTCGGCCTGGTCGTGCTGGACAGGCACTATCGAGTGTGCGTCTGGAATGGTTTTATGGAAAACCATTCTGGATTATTGCCAAGCGCAGTTAAAGACAAAGACGTGTTTGACTTGTTTCCGGGAATTGACGAAGCGTGGTTTAAGAGCAAATCAGAACCTGTTTTTGTATTGAAGAATCGCTCGTTTACTATCTGGGAGCAGCAGCCCTATATTTTTCGGTTCAAGAATTATCGGCCAATTACTGGCAAAGCCGACTATATGTATCAAAATGCGACCTTTATTCCACTGACGACAGTAACCGGTGAGGTGGGGCACATCTGTGTCATCATTTACGATGTAACTGACGAAGCCATGAATAAGCTTGAGCTTGAAAAGGTCAATAAAACCCTGGAAAAAATGAGCCGCACAGACAGCCTGACTAAACTGGCCAATCGGGGTTACTGGGAAGAGAACTTAAGGACAGAGTTCAAACGTTTACAGCGTAGCCATGGTAGCAGCAGTTTACTGATGTTCGACATCGATTTTTTTAAGCGTATCAATGATGCTTATGGACATAGCGGCGGTGATGAGGCCATTCGCCATATCTCAGATCTGTTGCAAAAGACACTTCGAGAAACAGATGTTGCAGGGCGTTATGGTGGTGAGGAATTTGCGGTAACGTTAGTTGATACTGACGCCGAAGGCGCCAAAGTGTTCGCAGAGAGGCTGCGCAGTTTAATCGAGAATTCAGTCATTTATTATGATAACAAAGAGATTAAATTAACGGTGAGCCTGGGCATTGCCTGCTGTGACGACAATTTTGAAAAGTACGAACAGTGGATAGAAGCTGCGGACACCGCCTTATATCATTCAAAAGAAAATGGCCGTAACATAGTGACGGTGTACGACCCTTCTATGGCGCATTAA
- a CDS encoding response regulator, which produces MSTPVLICDDSKLARRQLARSLPDDWDIKVEFAEHGLDCIEKIKEVSPEILFLDLNMPHMDGYEVLQAINEQGLNVLTVVVSGDIQPNAHQRVIELGAIDFIRKPCDATKLEEIITHHGIKDKAIRANLVHKLGEQLEPEIRDIYQEITNVAMGQAGDLLARLLNVFVELPIPNVNVLEVSELHMALQAIDASATTSGVCQGFIGGGVSGEALLLLNDSSFKEIASLMSYQGELNQKVELELLMDISNILIGAILTGLSKQLDMPFSQGHPVVLGQHCEVSELVKANKARWQRTLAIEISYGIENHDINCDLMLLFTEDSLKTLKYKVEYLLED; this is translated from the coding sequence ATGTCAACACCTGTCCTGATATGCGATGATTCAAAATTGGCTCGCCGGCAACTGGCGCGGTCATTGCCGGACGACTGGGATATTAAAGTAGAATTTGCTGAGCATGGACTGGACTGTATTGAAAAAATAAAAGAGGTCTCGCCTGAGATACTTTTTCTGGATTTAAACATGCCTCACATGGATGGATATGAGGTGTTACAAGCAATAAACGAACAAGGATTGAATGTTTTGACAGTCGTCGTCTCTGGAGATATCCAGCCAAACGCGCACCAAAGAGTCATAGAGCTGGGCGCAATAGATTTTATTCGAAAACCCTGTGATGCCACGAAGCTGGAAGAAATCATCACTCATCATGGGATTAAAGACAAAGCCATTCGGGCCAACCTGGTGCATAAACTCGGGGAGCAGCTTGAACCTGAGATCCGTGATATCTATCAGGAGATCACCAATGTGGCCATGGGCCAGGCCGGTGATTTGCTGGCACGCTTGTTGAACGTCTTCGTTGAATTACCTATTCCGAATGTCAACGTCCTTGAAGTCAGTGAGCTGCATATGGCATTGCAAGCCATCGATGCCAGCGCCACAACATCGGGTGTGTGTCAGGGGTTCATCGGCGGTGGTGTCTCCGGAGAAGCCTTACTCCTACTCAATGATTCCAGTTTTAAAGAAATAGCGTCATTGATGAGTTATCAGGGAGAGCTCAATCAAAAAGTGGAACTTGAGTTGCTCATGGACATCAGTAATATTCTGATAGGAGCAATATTGACCGGACTCTCGAAACAGCTCGACATGCCATTCAGCCAGGGCCACCCTGTGGTATTAGGACAGCATTGCGAAGTGTCTGAACTGGTGAAGGCAAATAAAGCCAGGTGGCAACGTACGTTAGCGATTGAAATTAGTTACGGGATCGAAAACCATGACATTAATTGTGATTTAATGTTGTTGTTTACCGAAGACTCACTGAAAACACTCAAATATAAAGTTGAGTACCTGCTAGAAGATTAG
- the tpx gene encoding thiol peroxidase has translation MRIITLLAASLLTITNPIHASELPENQVDAGKVNAQGKPVTLLGQGIKVGDTAPDFKVVDGNFVPVTLANYQGKPVLISVVPSLDTGICSIQTKYFNEKVAKEFAGVAMLTISADLPFAQKRFCKTENIDQIDTLSDSVWRDFGAKYGLYIKDMGLLSRAVLVLDKDHKVVYKQLVSNLASEPDYQGAIEALKQL, from the coding sequence ATGCGGATCATAACCTTGCTTGCTGCATCTTTATTGACAATTACCAACCCAATCCATGCCAGTGAGCTGCCTGAGAACCAGGTTGACGCGGGTAAAGTCAACGCTCAGGGGAAGCCTGTTACCTTATTAGGCCAGGGTATTAAAGTCGGCGACACAGCACCCGACTTTAAAGTTGTCGATGGCAACTTTGTGCCTGTTACTTTGGCCAACTATCAGGGCAAGCCCGTTCTGATCAGCGTGGTACCGAGCCTGGACACCGGGATCTGTAGCATACAAACCAAGTACTTCAATGAAAAAGTGGCTAAAGAGTTTGCTGGCGTAGCAATGCTCACCATCAGTGCTGATCTGCCATTTGCTCAAAAACGTTTTTGTAAAACAGAAAACATCGACCAAATTGATACCCTGTCGGATTCAGTCTGGCGTGACTTTGGCGCAAAATACGGACTCTATATTAAAGATATGGGGCTATTGAGCAGAGCGGTTCTGGTTTTAGACAAAGACCACAAAGTAGTATATAAGCAGTTAGTCAGTAACCTGGCCAGTGAACCTGACTACCAGGGCGCCATCGAGGCACTTAAACAACTCTGA